From Amphiprion ocellaris isolate individual 3 ecotype Okinawa chromosome 10, ASM2253959v1, whole genome shotgun sequence, one genomic window encodes:
- the LOC111566949 gene encoding uncharacterized protein LOC111566949: MFRYERYENQCLLEEACIGHVFAEFYRVTSKNLKKDFYEALEHHATRLIDLFKSRKGVVGQSLGHLFQPINSQTNGITTTRTVVLQCLPLYLGDNSSEFFLSCSDSDTADDFTQVPVGVLNVMTSDMPPLINSVAIILEGNLVMDDIPTTSQALCLLFGLIYALHLDYPKVMKNTFEFIQKILLNIGQQKLSPKLQTLKKCSFGLDVVARESYAGVSTSVVCE; the protein is encoded by the exons ATGTTTAGATATGAAAGATATGAGAATCAG tgtctACTGGAGGAGGCATGCATTGGACAT gtcTTTGCTGAGTTCTACAGAGTTACCAGTAAGAACCTTAAGAAAGACTTCTACGAAGCTCTTGAGCACCACGCCACTCGTCTCATTGACCTCTTCAAATCCAGAAAAGGAGTTGTCGGCCAATCACTTGGTCACCTCTTCCAGCCAATCAATTCACAA ACAAATGGCATCACCACAACACGCACTGTTGTCCTGCAATGTCTGCCCCTGTATCTTGGAGATAATTCCAGTGAATTCTTCCTCAGCTGCTCA GATTCAGACACTGCAGATGACTTCACTCAGGTGCCTGTTGGGGTTCTTAACGTCATGACCAGCGACATGCCACCATTGATTAACAGCGTTGCAATCATCCTTGAAGGAAACCTCGTCATGGATGACATTCCTACAACCTCTCAAGCACTTTGTCTTCTCTTTGGCTTAATATATGCACTTCATCTGGATTACCCCAAAGTTATGAAGAACACATTCGAATTCATCCAGAAGATATTGTTGAACATCGGACAACAAAAGCTCAGCCCAAAActgcaaacattaaaaaaatgctcttttgGGCTAGATGTTGTGGCTAGGGAGAGCTATGCTGGTGTGTCCACAAGTGTGGTTTGTGAATGA